In the Piscinibacter sp. XHJ-5 genome, one interval contains:
- a CDS encoding NAD(P)H-dependent oxidoreductase, protein MNEPQDTRADVLVLLAHPAMEQSRVNRRLLKAARSAGPRVQVRDLYALYPDYLIDAEAEQARLAAARLIVWQHPIHWYGPPPLMKLWLDEVLSFGWAYGPGGDALHGKDVWLVGSTGGPQDSYRPDSYNRYFFDAFLPPYEQSAALCGLRFLPPLMLHGAHRVGEEELAAHADVYAQRLAAYPDWPEIEEMGSCPECEVPASARPAMEAA, encoded by the coding sequence ATGAACGAACCCCAAGACACGCGTGCCGACGTGCTGGTGCTGCTGGCACATCCGGCGATGGAGCAGTCGCGCGTGAACCGCCGGCTGCTGAAGGCTGCGCGCAGCGCCGGGCCGCGGGTGCAGGTGCGCGACCTGTACGCGCTGTATCCCGACTACCTGATCGATGCCGAGGCCGAGCAGGCGCGGCTGGCCGCCGCCCGGCTCATCGTGTGGCAGCACCCGATCCACTGGTACGGCCCACCGCCGCTCATGAAGCTCTGGCTGGACGAGGTGCTGTCGTTCGGCTGGGCATACGGTCCGGGAGGCGACGCGCTGCATGGCAAGGACGTCTGGCTGGTCGGCTCCACCGGCGGTCCCCAGGATTCGTACCGGCCCGACAGCTACAACCGCTACTTCTTCGACGCCTTCCTGCCGCCCTACGAACAGAGCGCCGCGCTGTGCGGGCTGCGCTTCCTGCCGCCGCTGATGCTCCACGGGGCGCATCGCGTCGGCGAGGAGGAGCTGGCCGCCCATGCCGACGTGTATGCGCAGCGCCTGGCCGCCTATCCCGACTGGCCCGAGATCGAGGAGATGGGCAGCTGCCCGGAATGCGAGGTACCGGCCAGCGCACGGCCGGCGATGGAGGCCGCGTGA
- a CDS encoding ParA family protein, producing the protein MPVIVVANPKGGVGKSTLATQVAGYFASKGHAVMLGDVDRQQSSRMWLKLRPAGVPAIQAWEVSQDDIVRPPKGTTHVVLDTPAGLHDKRLEAVMRHADKVLVPLQPSIFDIHATHDFLREILARKKHGGVQVGIVGMRFKEGTISADQLRHFLGTLDVPVIGYLRDTQNYVHLAARGLTLWDVAPSRVQRDLEQWQSIGEWLDR; encoded by the coding sequence ATGCCGGTGATCGTGGTCGCCAACCCGAAGGGCGGCGTCGGCAAGAGCACGCTGGCCACGCAGGTCGCCGGCTACTTCGCGTCGAAGGGACATGCGGTGATGCTGGGCGACGTCGACCGGCAGCAGTCGTCGCGGATGTGGCTGAAGCTGAGGCCCGCGGGGGTGCCCGCCATCCAGGCCTGGGAGGTCTCGCAGGATGACATCGTGCGCCCGCCCAAGGGCACGACGCACGTGGTGCTCGACACGCCGGCCGGCCTGCACGACAAGCGCCTCGAAGCCGTGATGCGGCATGCCGACAAGGTGCTGGTGCCGCTGCAGCCGAGCATCTTCGACATCCATGCCACGCACGACTTCCTGCGCGAGATCCTGGCGCGCAAGAAGCACGGGGGCGTGCAGGTCGGCATCGTGGGCATGCGCTTCAAGGAAGGCACCATCTCGGCCGACCAGCTGCGTCACTTCCTGGGCACGCTCGACGTGCCGGTGATCGGCTACCTGCGCGACACGCAGAACTACGTGCACCTCGCCGCGCGCGGACTCACGCTGTGGGACGTCGCGCCCAGCCGCGTGCAGCGCGACCTGGAGCAATGGCAGTCGATCGGCGAATGGCTCGATCGCTGA
- a CDS encoding MaoC family dehydratase: MKHFDKLADLQALVGHEIGTSDWITVDQKRIDLFADATGDHQWIHVDVARAKAGPFGAPVAHGFLTLSLLPEMAASAIEIADVRMGVNYGLNRVRFPAPVPVDSRLRGRFKLLAYEPLDGGAQLTMEATMEREGSPKPVCVAESVTRRFV; the protein is encoded by the coding sequence ATGAAGCACTTCGACAAGCTCGCCGACCTGCAAGCCCTGGTCGGCCACGAGATCGGCACCAGCGACTGGATCACCGTCGACCAGAAGCGCATCGATCTCTTCGCCGATGCGACCGGCGATCACCAATGGATTCACGTCGACGTGGCGCGCGCCAAGGCGGGCCCTTTCGGCGCCCCGGTCGCGCACGGCTTCCTCACGCTCAGCCTGCTGCCCGAGATGGCCGCCTCGGCCATCGAGATCGCGGATGTCCGCATGGGCGTCAACTACGGACTCAACCGCGTGCGCTTCCCGGCTCCGGTGCCGGTGGACAGCCGCCTGCGCGGGCGCTTCAAGCTGCTGGCCTACGAACCGCTCGACGGCGGCGCGCAGCTCACGATGGAAGCGACCATGGAGCGCGAAGGCTCGCCCAAGCCGGTGTGCGTCGCCGAGTCCGTGACGCGTCGCTTCGTCTGA
- a CDS encoding sulfite exporter TauE/SafE family protein translates to MSNLPLIDDPAFYALAVPAVLLMGLAKSGFLGGFGSLATPLLALVVPVPQAAAIMLPLLLVMDATGLQQLWRDRDSALLRLLLPAGLIGTVVGTVLFGVLSTKTVAGLVGGLTLLFLAQRLVFPPRADAPPPPRALGFVLGIASGFTSFVAHAGSPPISAYVLPLRLPPVTFAATMAVFFGAVNLSKWIPYAWLGLIDMRNLSTSLVLLPLAPVGVWLGVWLTRRIASAWFYRLAYAGMFLTGAKLLWDGLK, encoded by the coding sequence TTGTCCAACCTGCCGCTGATCGACGACCCGGCCTTTTACGCGCTCGCGGTGCCGGCCGTGTTGCTGATGGGACTGGCCAAGAGCGGCTTCCTCGGCGGCTTCGGCTCGCTCGCGACGCCGCTGCTGGCCCTCGTCGTGCCGGTGCCGCAGGCCGCCGCCATCATGCTGCCGCTGCTGCTGGTGATGGACGCGACCGGCCTGCAGCAGCTGTGGCGGGATCGCGATAGCGCGCTGCTTCGCCTGCTGCTGCCGGCGGGCCTGATCGGCACCGTGGTCGGCACGGTGCTCTTCGGCGTGCTGTCGACGAAGACCGTGGCGGGGCTGGTCGGCGGACTCACGCTTCTGTTCCTGGCGCAGCGCCTGGTGTTTCCGCCGCGCGCCGACGCACCGCCGCCGCCGCGCGCGCTGGGCTTCGTGCTCGGCATCGCTTCGGGCTTCACCAGCTTCGTGGCGCATGCCGGCAGCCCGCCGATCAGCGCCTACGTGCTGCCGCTGCGACTGCCGCCGGTCACCTTCGCTGCCACGATGGCGGTGTTCTTCGGGGCGGTGAACCTGTCCAAGTGGATCCCGTATGCCTGGCTCGGTCTCATCGACATGCGCAACCTGTCGACCTCGCTGGTGCTGCTGCCGCTGGCACCGGTGGGGGTGTGGCTGGGCGTGTGGCTCACCAGGCGGATCGCGTCCGCCTGGTTCTATCGACTGGCCTATGCCGGGATGTTCCTCACCGGCGCAAAGCTTCTGTGGGACGGGTTGAAGTGA
- a CDS encoding serine/threonine-protein kinase — MPQQSPQAGTAAVPGIGDAGDPALTLGGGQARRFVVGKTEWARLSPLLDELLDLPTSEREHRQEALRREDPQSAQALAMLLGQLDAVERSDFLSRPPSLPETAGLAGETVGAYTIVRELGQGGMGSVWLARRTDGRYEGSVAIKFLNLGLRSRGLAERFSREGSILARLAHPNIARLIDAGVEPRGRPYLVLEYIDGEPIDRYCEARSLDVAARVRVFLDVLAAVAHAHNRLILHRDIKPSNILVTPAGEVKLLDFGIAKLMDDASVPTSATELTRLDGNAFTPQFAAPEQVQGGDVTTATDVYALGVLLYVLLGGSHPTPSPSGTPVDQMRAVVEIEPRRLSDAVGRRLHGDPAGRRFARQLRGDLDNIVAKALKKSPAERYANAAAFADDLRRYLADEPVAARRDALSYRTAKFVRRHRAGVAAACVVVATIAGGIGVALWQAGEARRQQIQAEGLIEFMLGDLRRKLQPVGRLDVLDAVGEKALAYYATQGSGRLDADSLGRRSRALHLIGEIHEKRGRLDDAQAAFEAAVRTTGQLLERAPNDGQRIFDHAQSVYWVGYIARRRGQLKQAEDSFGRYLDLAQRLSRLDPRNLDWRLETFYAGQNVGIVYLDTGQAEQALRSFVDAQRAMESIVQARPEHRLELANSHGWIARAHDARGDFAAAIAAEQAKVDVLRAVPDARLNREVQRLLGNAAFELGRLHLSLGDAPLALREARSAVEQLDALVALDSTNLLWLDQGCFARLSLAGIELALRHRDAAQAELDRVASDIGRIVAAGPPYTRRQMLLLAWLYELRAGVALAGGAALPTAPVTSYLAAIAAQQASGTPLDAVQARQLSALNLLLGDWMSREGRPEAAEAQWRAVAERLRPVAAKASAPALTLLARAELRLGASDAAAALATRIQASPYRHPDLAALVNELADGPGPRRHINPRKKP; from the coding sequence ATGCCGCAGCAGTCACCCCAAGCCGGAACGGCCGCCGTTCCCGGCATCGGTGACGCTGGCGATCCGGCGCTGACGCTGGGCGGCGGACAGGCGCGCCGCTTCGTCGTCGGCAAGACCGAGTGGGCGCGGCTCAGTCCCTTGCTCGACGAGCTGCTCGACCTGCCGACCTCCGAGCGCGAGCACCGCCAGGAGGCGTTGCGCCGCGAGGATCCGCAGAGCGCACAGGCGCTTGCGATGCTGCTCGGACAGCTCGATGCCGTCGAGCGCAGCGACTTCCTCAGCCGACCCCCCTCCCTGCCCGAGACCGCGGGCCTGGCCGGCGAGACGGTCGGCGCCTACACGATCGTTCGCGAGCTGGGGCAAGGCGGCATGGGCAGCGTCTGGCTGGCGCGCCGCACCGACGGCCGCTACGAAGGCAGCGTCGCCATCAAGTTCCTCAACCTCGGACTGCGCTCGCGCGGCCTGGCCGAGCGCTTCTCGCGCGAAGGCAGCATCCTGGCCCGCCTGGCGCATCCCAACATCGCTCGGCTGATCGACGCCGGCGTCGAGCCGCGCGGGCGTCCCTACCTGGTGCTCGAGTACATCGACGGCGAGCCGATCGACCGCTACTGCGAAGCCCGCTCGCTGGACGTCGCCGCCCGCGTTCGCGTCTTCCTCGATGTGCTGGCCGCGGTGGCGCATGCCCACAACCGGCTGATCCTGCACCGCGACATCAAGCCGTCGAACATCCTCGTGACGCCGGCGGGCGAAGTGAAGCTGCTCGACTTCGGCATCGCCAAGCTGATGGACGACGCCTCTGTACCGACGTCGGCCACCGAGCTGACGCGGCTGGACGGCAATGCCTTCACGCCGCAGTTCGCGGCGCCCGAGCAGGTGCAGGGCGGCGACGTGACCACGGCCACCGACGTCTACGCGCTGGGCGTGCTGCTGTACGTGCTGCTCGGCGGCAGCCATCCGACGCCCAGCCCGTCGGGCACACCGGTGGACCAGATGCGGGCGGTGGTCGAGATCGAGCCGCGGCGCCTGTCGGATGCGGTGGGCCGGCGGCTTCACGGCGACCCCGCCGGCCGCAGGTTCGCGCGCCAGCTCCGCGGCGACCTCGACAACATCGTCGCCAAGGCCTTGAAGAAGTCTCCCGCCGAGCGCTACGCCAACGCGGCAGCCTTCGCCGACGACCTGCGTCGCTACCTCGCTGACGAGCCCGTGGCGGCGCGCCGCGACGCGCTGTCGTACCGGACCGCGAAGTTCGTTCGCCGGCATCGCGCGGGCGTCGCGGCGGCGTGCGTCGTCGTCGCGACCATCGCCGGCGGCATCGGGGTGGCGCTGTGGCAGGCGGGGGAGGCGCGCCGCCAGCAGATCCAGGCCGAAGGCCTCATCGAATTCATGCTGGGCGACCTGCGCCGCAAGCTGCAGCCGGTGGGACGCCTGGACGTGCTCGACGCCGTCGGAGAAAAGGCGCTGGCGTACTACGCGACCCAGGGCAGCGGGCGGCTCGATGCCGATTCGCTCGGCCGCCGTTCGCGCGCGCTGCACCTGATCGGCGAGATCCATGAGAAGCGCGGACGGCTCGACGATGCGCAGGCCGCCTTCGAAGCCGCCGTGCGCACCACCGGGCAACTGCTCGAGCGGGCGCCGAACGACGGGCAGCGCATCTTCGACCATGCCCAGAGCGTGTACTGGGTGGGCTACATCGCGCGGCGGCGCGGCCAGCTGAAGCAGGCGGAGGATTCGTTCGGCCGCTATCTCGACCTGGCGCAGCGCCTCAGCCGCCTGGATCCGCGCAACCTCGACTGGCGACTCGAAACCTTCTACGCCGGCCAGAACGTCGGCATCGTCTACCTCGACACCGGCCAGGCCGAGCAGGCGCTGCGTTCCTTCGTCGATGCACAGCGTGCCATGGAGAGCATCGTGCAGGCGCGGCCCGAGCACCGGCTCGAGCTGGCCAATTCGCACGGCTGGATCGCCCGTGCCCATGACGCACGTGGCGATTTCGCGGCAGCCATCGCGGCCGAGCAGGCCAAGGTCGACGTCCTGCGCGCGGTGCCCGACGCGCGCCTGAATCGCGAGGTGCAGCGGCTGCTGGGCAACGCCGCGTTCGAGCTGGGGCGACTGCACCTGTCGCTCGGCGATGCGCCACTCGCGCTGCGAGAAGCGCGCAGCGCGGTGGAGCAGCTGGACGCGCTGGTGGCGCTCGACTCGACGAACCTGCTGTGGCTGGATCAGGGCTGCTTCGCGCGGCTCAGCCTGGCCGGCATCGAGCTCGCACTGCGCCATCGCGACGCAGCGCAGGCCGAGCTCGATCGCGTGGCGTCCGACATCGGGCGCATCGTGGCCGCAGGTCCGCCCTACACCCGCCGGCAGATGCTCCTGCTCGCCTGGCTGTACGAGCTGCGGGCCGGCGTGGCGCTGGCCGGCGGTGCTGCGCTGCCCACGGCGCCGGTGACGTCCTACCTGGCGGCGATCGCCGCGCAGCAGGCCTCGGGCACCCCGCTCGACGCCGTGCAGGCGCGCCAGCTGTCGGCGCTCAACCTGCTCCTGGGCGACTGGATGTCCCGCGAAGGCCGGCCCGAGGCGGCCGAGGCGCAGTGGCGCGCCGTGGCCGAGCGCCTTCGCCCCGTCGCCGCGAAGGCGAGCGCGCCGGCGTTGACCCTGCTGGCCCGGGCCGAGCTGCGCCTCGGCGCCAGCGACGCGGCCGCCGCACTGGCCACCCGAATTCAAGCCTCTCCCTACCGGCACCCCGACCTTGCCGCACTTGTCAACGAGCTCGCCGATGGACCGGGGCCACGGCGGCACATCAATCCAAGGAAAAAGCCATGA
- the kefC gene encoding glutathione-regulated potassium-efflux system protein KefC: protein MEHGTWLHGTLVYLAAAVIAVPLARVVGLSSIIGYLGAGILIGPWGLKLVTDAQDMLHFAEFGVVLMLFLVGLELEPRRLWALRRPIFGWGSVQLFGSAALMTGAGVLAGADWRLALVAGVGLAMSSTAIGLGVLAERNLMPTTSGQSILSVALLQDVAAIPILALVPLLAVGVHAAQAADTGGWWDAAKVVGVIAAIVLGGRLLLRPALRWIARSETPEIFTAASLLLVIATAALMQAVGLSMALGAFLAGVLLAESEYRRELETDLEPFKGLLLGLFFIAVGMTIDFAVVLARPGLVALLVAGFLLLKAAVLWTMARVMPLPRQERPVFIILLAQGGEFGFVVFQTAAQAGVIDAPASSLLVAVVAISMLLTPLVLKAADRWWIPRLAGSRRTDLPEISEPQHEAVIIAGFGRYGQIVGRLLYANGITPTVLDHDAEQIEAMRRFGWPVFYGDATRLDLLRIAGADKARVLVLAIDDVDQSIEIARMARQHFSQLALVARARNVQHFYALRDAGVELIERETLDSALMTGRSALELLGWEAHHARTLALRFRRHNVTQVLAMAPHWKDEAKLITAAKQGRRQLEEQFAQEREQAQRRKLQAGWAGRTEPAGTMSRADRT, encoded by the coding sequence ATGGAACACGGCACCTGGCTGCACGGCACGCTGGTCTACCTGGCGGCGGCCGTCATCGCTGTTCCGCTCGCACGGGTGGTGGGACTGAGCTCGATCATCGGGTACCTGGGCGCCGGCATCCTCATCGGGCCGTGGGGCCTCAAGCTGGTCACCGATGCTCAGGACATGCTGCACTTCGCCGAATTCGGCGTGGTGCTCATGCTGTTCCTCGTCGGCCTCGAGCTCGAGCCGCGCCGGCTCTGGGCGCTGCGCCGTCCGATCTTCGGCTGGGGCAGCGTGCAGCTGTTCGGCTCGGCAGCGCTGATGACAGGCGCCGGCGTGCTGGCCGGCGCCGACTGGCGTCTCGCACTGGTGGCCGGCGTGGGACTGGCGATGTCGTCCACGGCGATCGGGCTGGGCGTTCTGGCCGAGCGCAACCTGATGCCGACGACCTCGGGGCAGAGCATCCTCAGCGTCGCCCTGTTGCAGGACGTCGCAGCCATCCCGATCCTGGCACTGGTGCCGCTGCTGGCAGTCGGCGTGCACGCGGCGCAAGCGGCCGACACGGGTGGCTGGTGGGATGCGGCCAAGGTCGTCGGCGTCATCGCCGCGATCGTGCTCGGCGGCCGTCTGCTGCTGCGCCCGGCCCTGCGCTGGATCGCGCGCAGCGAGACGCCGGAGATCTTCACAGCAGCATCGCTGCTGCTGGTCATCGCCACGGCGGCGCTCATGCAGGCAGTCGGCCTGTCGATGGCGCTGGGCGCCTTCCTCGCCGGCGTGCTGCTCGCCGAGAGCGAATACCGGCGCGAGCTCGAAACCGACCTGGAGCCGTTCAAGGGACTGCTGCTGGGGCTGTTCTTCATCGCCGTCGGCATGACCATCGACTTCGCCGTGGTCCTGGCGCGACCGGGACTGGTCGCGCTGCTGGTGGCGGGCTTCCTGCTGCTGAAGGCCGCGGTGCTGTGGACGATGGCGCGGGTGATGCCGCTGCCGCGGCAGGAGCGGCCGGTGTTCATCATCCTGCTCGCCCAAGGCGGCGAATTCGGGTTCGTCGTGTTCCAGACCGCGGCGCAGGCGGGCGTCATCGATGCACCGGCAAGCTCGCTGCTGGTCGCGGTGGTGGCGATCTCGATGCTGCTGACGCCGCTGGTGCTGAAGGCCGCCGACCGCTGGTGGATCCCGCGCCTGGCCGGCTCGCGGCGCACCGACCTGCCGGAGATCAGCGAACCGCAGCACGAGGCGGTAATCATCGCCGGCTTCGGCCGCTACGGCCAGATCGTCGGCCGCCTGCTCTACGCCAACGGCATCACGCCGACCGTGCTCGACCACGACGCCGAGCAGATCGAGGCGATGCGCCGCTTCGGCTGGCCGGTGTTCTACGGCGACGCGACGCGGCTGGACCTGCTGCGCATCGCCGGGGCCGACAAGGCGCGGGTGCTGGTGCTGGCGATCGACGACGTCGACCAGAGCATCGAGATCGCCAGGATGGCCCGCCAGCACTTCTCGCAGCTCGCCCTCGTCGCCCGCGCGCGCAACGTCCAGCACTTCTACGCGCTGCGCGATGCCGGCGTCGAGCTGATCGAGCGCGAGACGCTCGACTCGGCGCTGATGACCGGGCGCAGCGCGCTCGAGCTGCTCGGCTGGGAGGCGCACCACGCGCGCACGCTGGCCCTGCGCTTTCGCCGCCACAACGTCACGCAGGTGCTGGCCATGGCACCGCACTGGAAGGACGAGGCCAAGCTGATCACCGCCGCCAAGCAGGGCCGCCGTCAGCTCGAGGAACAGTTCGCCCAGGAACGCGAGCAGGCGCAACGGCGCAAGCTGCAGGCGGGATGGGCCGGACGAACCGAGCCGGCCGGAACGATGTCACGCGCAGATCGAACTTGA